Proteins from a genomic interval of Schaalia odontolytica:
- the pulA gene encoding pullulanase-type alpha-1,6-glucosidase, with the protein MSNLGAAPRDGDSLWTRESFVTYRHNRTLLRRALGVGAVVALMGTALPAAWAAPQADASNAAAVAPTAEAGAEATTDETLVTIPGSHNKAMGCDADWAPGCEKAALTREATGVYSGTFTLPAGEYEYKVAEGGSWDVSFGRGGAADGANIAYTLETPTEVTFYYNRATHRVWNTVSDRMVTLPGSLQKALGCTDNWKPDCTAPLMEPVGDGTYTYATTALPEGSYEVKVAVGGSWSENYGKDGVAGGDNYQFATKANNLVTFTYDSSSHKLSIAASDAPVAGTGEQRAYWVSTDIVAWPTSLLPQGITRAQVLDGSAQLVYELVTAPEGGATLSDGALTGGTVTALTVAGDLSAEVTTAHPNLNGYIALRASLDEATAREALTGQLAVAQKKDGVVNAFTGVQIAPVLDSLYAAKATQASFGVGWKDDGKPTFALWAPTAKSVTLLSWNTKTPRGADSEVAGDPQRTPATRGEDGRWSVDNADGTITEGAQYLWEVRVYVPASGKVETNTVTDPYSVGLTVNSTRSVAVNMNNASIAPAEWQNTPAPTIADDAQRAIYELHVRDFSAADKSVPEDMRGTYMAFTQYQSNGMRHLSELAEAGINTIHLLPTFDIATIPEKRADQKVPDIPANAGPASEAQQAAVDAVADQDAYNWGYDPLHWLAPEGSYATALNQNGGARIREFRSMVGGLHSIGMQVVLDQVYNHTPAAGQDSHSVLDRIVPGYYQRLNAAGAVETSTCCSNVATENAMSERLMIDSMIHWAKYYHVDGFRFDLMGHHPAAEMKRAQEALKSLTLDKDGVDGSRLYIYGEGWNFGEVANNALFRQATQGQLDGTGIGAFNDRLRDAVHGGGPFDEDHRVFQGFGSGAFSDFNGLDTRSEQERRADYLHRVDLVKLGLAGNLKDYTLTTYDGRSVRGAELDYNGQGAGFASQPAENVNYVDAHDNETLFDLVTYKMPTSAPMENRVRMSLLSQASVALSQSPSFWASGTELLRSKSLDRDSYNSGDHFNAIDWTMQDNGFGRGLPVKSKNGAAWPHMRPLLENPDLKPTPAQIEASSQAAMDFLRVRSSSRLFTLGSTDLVRAKVTFPNSGASAVDGTIMMLIDDQVGARDDIDPAIDGALVVFNATGQTLTQRVDGLAGRAFALHEAQAQGTDEVVKAASFDARTGTVTVPARTVAVFTQPTGARVDPAPDASQARWMQAGDGRWWLRYPDGTFPAGERIERDGAVYSFDSEGWMKTGWENDGGAWRYYRASGAMATGWLKVAGSWYYLDPDSGVMATTWLKDGQSWYYLDPSSGAMTTGWLKLGASWYYLDPGSGAMATGWLKVAGSWYYLDPDSGVMATTWLKDGQSWYYLDPSSGAMTTGWLKLGASWYYLDPGSGAMVTGRAVIAGTAYTFDDSGRWVG; encoded by the coding sequence ATGTCTAACCTAGGAGCAGCCCCGCGAGACGGGGACAGCTTATGGACGAGGGAGTCTTTCGTGACATACCGACACAACAGGACGTTGCTGCGTCGCGCCCTGGGCGTTGGCGCCGTCGTAGCGCTCATGGGGACAGCGCTGCCGGCGGCGTGGGCAGCGCCGCAAGCCGACGCCTCCAACGCCGCAGCGGTCGCACCGACCGCCGAGGCGGGCGCAGAAGCGACGACAGATGAAACGCTGGTGACAATCCCCGGCAGCCACAACAAGGCCATGGGATGCGACGCCGACTGGGCCCCGGGGTGTGAGAAGGCGGCTCTGACCCGCGAGGCGACCGGCGTCTACTCCGGGACCTTCACGCTGCCCGCCGGCGAGTACGAATACAAGGTCGCCGAGGGGGGATCGTGGGACGTTTCCTTCGGACGCGGCGGCGCGGCCGACGGGGCGAACATCGCCTACACCCTGGAGACGCCCACCGAGGTGACCTTCTACTACAACAGGGCGACCCACCGCGTGTGGAACACGGTGAGCGATCGCATGGTCACGCTTCCCGGATCCCTCCAAAAGGCTCTGGGATGCACCGATAACTGGAAGCCCGACTGCACGGCGCCGCTGATGGAACCGGTCGGGGACGGCACATACACGTACGCGACGACCGCCCTGCCCGAAGGCTCCTACGAAGTCAAGGTGGCCGTCGGTGGATCCTGGAGTGAAAACTACGGGAAGGACGGGGTGGCCGGTGGCGACAACTACCAGTTTGCGACGAAAGCGAACAACCTTGTGACCTTCACCTACGATTCTTCCTCCCATAAGCTCTCCATCGCCGCCTCCGACGCACCGGTCGCAGGAACGGGGGAGCAGCGCGCCTACTGGGTGAGCACTGACATCGTCGCGTGGCCGACCTCCCTCCTGCCCCAGGGCATCACCCGCGCGCAGGTGCTCGACGGCTCCGCCCAGCTGGTCTACGAGCTGGTCACCGCCCCAGAGGGCGGGGCGACGCTGAGCGACGGGGCTCTCACCGGTGGAACCGTTACCGCGCTGACGGTCGCCGGAGACCTGAGCGCCGAGGTGACGACCGCTCACCCCAACCTCAACGGCTACATCGCGCTGCGCGCCAGCCTCGACGAGGCCACGGCGCGTGAGGCGCTGACCGGACAGCTCGCGGTCGCCCAGAAGAAAGACGGGGTCGTCAACGCCTTCACGGGCGTCCAGATCGCACCCGTCCTGGACTCCCTCTACGCCGCGAAGGCGACCCAGGCCTCGTTCGGCGTGGGCTGGAAGGACGACGGAAAACCAACCTTCGCGCTGTGGGCTCCCACGGCAAAGAGCGTGACCCTGCTGTCCTGGAATACGAAGACCCCCCGGGGCGCCGACTCGGAGGTGGCGGGCGATCCTCAGCGCACGCCCGCGACTCGCGGCGAGGACGGGCGCTGGAGCGTGGACAACGCGGATGGGACGATCACGGAGGGCGCCCAGTACCTGTGGGAGGTACGCGTCTACGTGCCCGCATCGGGCAAGGTCGAGACCAACACGGTGACCGACCCCTACTCGGTGGGGCTCACGGTTAACTCGACGAGGTCAGTGGCCGTCAACATGAACAACGCCTCGATCGCTCCCGCCGAGTGGCAGAACACGCCGGCGCCGACGATCGCGGACGACGCCCAGCGAGCCATCTACGAGCTACACGTGCGGGACTTCTCCGCGGCAGACAAGTCGGTTCCCGAGGACATGCGCGGCACCTACATGGCGTTCACGCAGTATCAGTCCAACGGCATGCGCCACCTCAGCGAGCTGGCCGAGGCCGGAATCAACACCATTCACCTGCTCCCCACCTTCGATATCGCAACGATCCCCGAGAAGCGCGCTGATCAGAAGGTTCCGGACATCCCCGCAAACGCCGGCCCCGCCTCCGAGGCGCAGCAGGCCGCCGTGGACGCGGTGGCCGATCAGGACGCCTACAACTGGGGATACGACCCGCTCCACTGGTTGGCTCCCGAAGGCTCCTACGCGACCGCTCTGAATCAAAACGGAGGAGCCCGCATCCGAGAGTTCCGTTCGATGGTGGGTGGCCTTCACTCGATCGGCATGCAGGTCGTGCTCGACCAGGTGTACAACCACACGCCCGCGGCCGGGCAGGACTCCCACTCGGTGCTCGACCGAATCGTTCCCGGCTACTACCAGCGCCTGAACGCCGCCGGAGCGGTCGAAACCTCGACGTGCTGTTCGAATGTGGCAACCGAGAACGCCATGAGCGAGCGGCTCATGATCGACTCGATGATCCACTGGGCCAAGTACTACCACGTCGACGGCTTCCGCTTCGATCTCATGGGCCATCACCCGGCGGCGGAGATGAAGCGCGCGCAGGAAGCACTGAAGTCCCTGACGCTGGACAAGGACGGGGTTGACGGCTCGCGTCTGTACATCTACGGCGAGGGATGGAACTTCGGCGAGGTCGCCAACAATGCTCTGTTCCGCCAGGCCACTCAGGGCCAGCTTGACGGAACCGGCATCGGCGCCTTTAATGACCGACTGCGCGATGCGGTCCACGGCGGTGGCCCCTTCGACGAGGATCATCGCGTCTTCCAGGGCTTCGGCTCGGGAGCCTTCTCGGACTTCAACGGGCTCGATACGCGTTCCGAGCAGGAACGTCGCGCGGACTACCTGCACCGCGTCGACCTGGTGAAGCTGGGACTGGCGGGCAACCTGAAGGACTACACGCTCACGACCTACGATGGGCGCAGCGTGCGCGGAGCCGAGCTCGACTACAACGGCCAGGGTGCGGGCTTCGCATCCCAGCCCGCAGAGAACGTCAACTACGTCGATGCTCACGACAACGAGACGCTCTTCGACCTGGTCACGTACAAGATGCCGACGAGTGCGCCGATGGAGAATAGAGTGCGCATGTCGCTGCTCAGCCAGGCCTCGGTGGCGCTGTCCCAGTCGCCGTCCTTCTGGGCCTCGGGCACGGAGCTCTTGCGTTCCAAGTCCCTGGATCGCGACTCCTACAACTCCGGAGATCACTTCAATGCCATCGACTGGACGATGCAGGACAACGGGTTTGGACGAGGCCTTCCCGTCAAGTCCAAGAATGGTGCGGCGTGGCCTCACATGCGTCCGCTCCTGGAAAACCCCGACCTGAAGCCAACCCCGGCGCAGATCGAGGCCTCCTCGCAGGCCGCGATGGACTTCCTGCGCGTGCGCTCCTCCTCGCGGCTGTTTACGCTGGGCAGCACCGACCTCGTTCGTGCCAAGGTAACCTTCCCGAACTCCGGGGCGAGCGCGGTCGACGGAACGATCATGATGCTCATCGACGACCAGGTTGGTGCGCGCGATGACATCGATCCGGCGATCGACGGCGCCCTTGTCGTCTTCAACGCGACCGGGCAGACGCTCACGCAGCGTGTCGATGGCCTCGCGGGCCGCGCGTTCGCGTTGCACGAGGCTCAGGCGCAGGGAACCGACGAGGTCGTCAAGGCGGCGTCCTTTGACGCGCGGACGGGCACGGTCACGGTTCCTGCCCGCACCGTCGCCGTGTTCACCCAACCGACGGGTGCTCGCGTCGATCCTGCCCCCGACGCCTCGCAGGCGCGCTGGATGCAAGCGGGAGACGGCCGCTGGTGGCTGCGCTACCCGGATGGCACATTCCCCGCCGGCGAACGCATCGAACGTGACGGCGCCGTCTACTCCTTCGACTCCGAGGGCTGGATGAAGACCGGCTGGGAGAACGACGGGGGAGCGTGGCGCTACTACCGCGCGTCCGGAGCGATGGCGACGGGCTGGCTGAAGGTTGCGGGTTCCTGGTACTACCTGGATCCCGATTCGGGGGTCATGGCGACCACGTGGCTCAAGGACGGCCAGAGCTGGTACTACCTGGATCCGAGCAGCGGCGCCATGACCACCGGGTGGCTGAAGCTTGGGGCCTCGTGGTACTACCTGGACCCGGGCAGCGGCGCCATGGCCACCGGCTGGCTGAAGGTTGCGGGTTCCTGGTACTACCTGGATCCCGATTCGGGGGTCATGGCGACCACGTGGCTCAAGGACGGCCAGAGCTGGTACTACCTGGATCCGAGCAGCGGCGCCATGACCACCGGGTGGCTGAAGCTCGGGGCCTCGTGGTACTACCTGGACCCGGGCAGCGGCGCGATGGTCACAGGCCGCGCGGTCATCGCAGGGACGGCCTACACCTTCGATGACTCTGGCCGCTGGGTCGGCTGA